The sequence TCTCGTCGATGAGGCCGTAGTCCTTGGCCTCCTCCGCGGTGTACCAGCGGTCGCGGTCGCCGTCGCGGATGATCGTCTCCACGGTCTGGCCGGAGTGGCGGGCGGTGATCTCCGCCATCCGCTGCTTGGTGCGCAGCAGGTACTGGGCCTGGATCTTGATGTCCGACGCCGTACCGCCGATGCCGGCCGAGCCCTGGTGCATGAGGATGTCGGTGTTCGGGAGCGCGAAGCGCTTGCCGGCGGTGCCGCCGGTGAGCAGGAACTGACCCATCGAGGCGGCCATGCCCATGCCGATGGTGACCACGTCGTTCGGGATGTACTGCATGGTGTCGTAGACCGCCATGCCGGCCGTCACCGAACCGCCGGGGCTGTTGATGTAGAGGTAGATGTCCTTGTCCGGCTCGGCGGCAAGGAGGAGCAGCTGTGCGGTGATCTTGTTGGCGATGTCATCGTCGACCTGCTGTCCGAGGAAGATGATGCGCTCGCCGAGCAGCCGGCTGTAGACCTGGTCACCGAGGCCTCCACCGAGGGACGGCTCTCCGGCGGCGTAGGGCATCAGATTCGTCACGTATCCACCTGCTCGTCTCTGACGGCTCCGGCCGTCTCAGCGTCTTCGTACCGGGTGGGCCGGGACTCCCCGACCCTTCCTCTTCATGGACCCTAACGCGCAGGTGGGACAACGCCATCCCGCTTCCGCAACTGTTCGCTGGGAGCGCAAGGTCCGCAGTTGGCACACGG comes from Streptomyces sp. Mut1 and encodes:
- a CDS encoding ATP-dependent Clp protease proteolytic subunit, with amino-acid sequence MPYAAGEPSLGGGLGDQVYSRLLGERIIFLGQQVDDDIANKITAQLLLLAAEPDKDIYLYINSPGGSVTAGMAVYDTMQYIPNDVVTIGMGMAASMGQFLLTGGTAGKRFALPNTDILMHQGSAGIGGTASDIKIQAQYLLRTKQRMAEITARHSGQTVETIIRDGDRDRWYTAEEAKDYGLIDEIITIASGVPGGGGTGA